The following coding sequences are from one Planctomycetota bacterium window:
- a CDS encoding efflux RND transporter periplasmic adaptor subunit, whose translation MKKAIIWLLVIIIVGGGGWLVYTRYGEMKIRKAKVDKGDKIVSVSVKQIAKTDLMETMSFFGTIKAINQVDVYTKISGRVEELNIKNGDEVKSWDILAVLEHSAITAQTEQATASLEAAGAQLKQLQINLANLKKELDRITELSKEGAVSESRKDQIETQYNALLAQKEAVEAQVKQLDAVLQQAKINLAEANIRASISGIVAQKYIDLGDMVTPQKPIFTIIQVDTVKITASIPETILARVKAGLTHATVIADAYPDMTFDGLVTYVAPSVDQRSRTLEIEIELNNSDRILKSGMFCRIELILDNKKGVIAIPKDLLVYDMVGNSKEYAVYTIQDGLAKKVKVNPGIYSRGLVEIKEGLADGDTIITSVGPHIFDGCKVSAVKTE comes from the coding sequence ATGAAGAAAGCAATTATCTGGTTGTTGGTTATTATTATAGTAGGCGGCGGCGGGTGGTTGGTTTATACGCGGTATGGTGAAATGAAAATCCGAAAGGCAAAGGTTGATAAAGGCGATAAAATCGTCTCGGTATCGGTTAAGCAAATAGCCAAGACAGATCTGATGGAGACGATGTCATTCTTCGGGACCATTAAGGCCATCAATCAGGTGGATGTATACACCAAGATAAGCGGTCGGGTGGAGGAGTTAAATATCAAGAACGGTGATGAAGTGAAATCATGGGATATCCTGGCTGTGCTGGAGCATTCGGCCATAACGGCGCAGACCGAGCAGGCCACGGCTTCCCTGGAGGCGGCCGGCGCCCAGCTGAAGCAACTTCAGATAAATCTGGCCAACCTCAAGAAAGAACTGGACCGGATCACGGAACTGAGCAAAGAAGGCGCGGTTTCCGAATCCAGGAAAGACCAGATAGAAACCCAGTATAATGCCTTGCTGGCCCAGAAGGAAGCCGTTGAGGCGCAGGTAAAGCAGCTGGATGCGGTCCTGCAACAGGCGAAAATCAACCTGGCCGAGGCGAATATCCGCGCATCCATCAGCGGGATTGTGGCGCAGAAATACATCGATCTGGGCGATATGGTCACGCCCCAGAAGCCGATTTTTACTATCATTCAGGTGGATACGGTCAAGATAACCGCATCAATTCCGGAAACGATATTAGCGCGTGTCAAGGCCGGGCTGACCCATGCGACGGTTATTGCCGATGCCTATCCTGATATGACCTTTGACGGACTGGTTACTTATGTGGCCCCGTCCGTTGACCAGCGCAGCCGGACGCTGGAAATAGAGATAGAGTTAAATAATAGCGATAGGATACTGAAGTCCGGGATGTTCTGCCGGATAGAGTTGATACTGGACAACAAAAAAGGCGTCATAGCGATTCCCAAGGATTTACTGGTCTATGATATGGTAGGAAACAGCAAGGAATATGCGGTCTATACCATTCAGGACGGCCTGGCCAAAAAGGTCAAGGTTAATCCGGGTATTTATTCCCGCGGCCTAGTCGAGATAAAAGAAGGGCTGGCGGACGGCGATACCATAATTACCTCCGTCGGGCCTCATATATTCGATGGTTGTAAAGTCAGTGCAGTCAAAACGGAATAG
- a CDS encoding efflux RND transporter permease subunit, with the protein MFLPHFGVKQPVTNLMIFLAIIIMGVMAILFLPIDLMPEMEIPAITVITTYRGASAEDVETAITKNIENDLSIVSNVTELVSYSREGVSNVICRFNWGTNLDEAANEIRERLGFTEMRLPDDAEKPIIIKFSTTAIPILGYGITAKENLGKLYETLDKGLATPLKQIEGVGAVQLIGGLQRQINIEIDKGKLAAYGVSINEVESAIRTHNISQPAGSIKVGPNEYMLQTPGEYEDVREIGETIIKVSGNGSAVRLKDIAVINDDFKDPPGMVYVNGNPGMMAMIQKQSGANSNEVCRKIQDKIEIIKKNLPSDIKIIEMFNTGDMINLTIKNLRDTIFWGGVFVIIVTLLFLGELRSSLIITLTIPFSLISSFIFLYIWGRTINMISLASISIAIGMVVDNAIVVMENIFTHRARGADPFKAAITGASEVGLAISASSLTTIVVFVPLIFLKGITGIMFKELGVMVIVTITASLLTALTFTPMLASRFLSPKSSFEKHGWFKYIEDMYGLVLDWALANKIKTIVISVLVLAGSIALIPLLGTEFFPEEDTGDIRVTVELPPGKRMEESLKMGTELEKICRAACGKDMKDFYIRTGSVGLGGSMMGMKEGTNVVMVGLKLVKVGQRSRSDKQVAEIIRKKVEVLPGIVKMDVKTGDPMAQMMSSSGKPISVEIYGNNMDETDKIASQVKAIMKETPGAKDPAVSREIAKPEWKVMVAPDKAANLGLTKNAVAQTVRTYFYGKNVSKYREKGEEYDIFIRLRPEDRRFAENVLDTSIASPSMGQNVLLSNVAKIYEDMGPIEIERKNQTRVVRVEANLHERPLGDVADDIEKEVAKISMPEGVNLKIAGLRTEQKKSFRDLGLLLMLSIFLVYAVMASQFESLVDPFIIIFSVPFGFSGVFLSLFLRGYPISMVSLLGLVLLVGVVVNNAIVLVDYINLLRRPVADGGYGVGLLEAIRQSGVRRLRPIMMTTLTTVFGLLPMALQAGEGSASWRPLGTTILGGLLFSTAVTLVIVPVLYYFFNRERKPAV; encoded by the coding sequence ATGTTTTTACCGCATTTTGGAGTTAAACAGCCGGTAACCAACCTGATGATATTTCTGGCCATCATCATTATGGGCGTGATGGCGATTCTTTTCCTGCCCATCGATTTGATGCCAGAGATGGAGATACCGGCCATCACGGTCATCACCACATATCGCGGCGCATCAGCCGAGGATGTGGAAACCGCCATAACCAAGAATATAGAAAACGACCTTTCCATTGTCAGCAACGTCACGGAACTTGTTTCCTATTCCCGCGAGGGCGTATCCAATGTGATTTGCCGGTTCAACTGGGGCACAAACCTGGACGAGGCGGCGAATGAAATCCGGGAACGGCTCGGTTTCACCGAGATGCGCCTGCCGGACGATGCGGAAAAGCCCATCATCATCAAATTCAGCACCACCGCCATCCCCATCCTGGGTTATGGCATTACGGCCAAAGAGAATCTGGGCAAGCTTTATGAAACCCTAGATAAAGGTCTGGCTACGCCCTTGAAGCAGATAGAGGGGGTCGGCGCGGTCCAGTTAATCGGCGGGCTTCAGCGCCAGATTAATATAGAAATAGACAAGGGCAAGTTAGCCGCCTACGGTGTCTCCATCAATGAGGTGGAATCGGCCATCCGGACCCATAATATCTCGCAGCCGGCCGGCAGCATCAAGGTCGGGCCCAACGAATATATGCTCCAGACGCCCGGCGAATATGAAGATGTCCGTGAGATCGGCGAGACCATTATCAAGGTCTCCGGTAACGGTTCAGCCGTCCGGCTCAAGGATATCGCGGTTATCAACGATGATTTCAAGGACCCGCCCGGCATGGTCTATGTCAATGGCAACCCGGGGATGATGGCCATGATTCAGAAACAATCCGGCGCCAACAGCAACGAGGTCTGCCGCAAGATCCAGGATAAAATAGAAATTATCAAGAAAAATCTGCCGTCTGATATAAAAATTATTGAGATGTTCAACACCGGGGATATGATTAATCTGACCATCAAGAATCTCCGCGATACCATATTCTGGGGCGGGGTGTTTGTTATTATCGTGACCCTGCTGTTTCTGGGCGAATTGAGATCCAGTTTGATTATTACCCTGACCATCCCGTTTTCGCTCATCAGTTCGTTTATCTTTCTCTATATCTGGGGCCGGACCATCAATATGATATCGCTGGCCAGCATCTCCATTGCCATCGGTATGGTAGTGGACAATGCGATTGTGGTCATGGAGAATATCTTCACCCACCGGGCGCGCGGAGCTGACCCGTTCAAGGCCGCCATTACCGGCGCTTCAGAGGTCGGCCTGGCCATCAGCGCCTCGTCGCTCACCACTATCGTGGTTTTTGTCCCGCTCATCTTCCTCAAGGGCATCACCGGCATTATGTTCAAGGAACTGGGCGTAATGGTCATTGTTACCATTACGGCGTCATTACTGACCGCCCTGACCTTCACGCCGATGTTGGCTTCAAGATTCTTAAGTCCGAAGTCGTCCTTTGAAAAGCATGGCTGGTTTAAGTATATCGAAGACATGTACGGCTTGGTGCTTGACTGGGCGCTGGCTAATAAAATTAAAACCATTGTTATTTCCGTCTTGGTTCTGGCGGGTTCGATTGCTCTTATCCCGTTGCTGGGCACTGAATTTTTCCCGGAAGAAGATACCGGCGATATCCGGGTGACCGTGGAACTGCCGCCCGGCAAACGGATGGAGGAGTCGCTTAAAATGGGGACGGAACTGGAAAAAATCTGCCGCGCGGCCTGCGGAAAAGATATGAAGGACTTTTATATCAGGACTGGCTCGGTCGGCCTGGGCGGTTCCATGATGGGCATGAAGGAAGGCACCAATGTGGTCATGGTCGGGCTCAAATTAGTCAAGGTGGGGCAGCGGAGCCGCTCCGACAAGCAGGTCGCCGAGATTATCAGGAAAAAGGTCGAGGTCCTGCCCGGCATTGTCAAGATGGATGTCAAGACCGGCGACCCGATGGCCCAGATGATGAGCAGTTCAGGTAAACCGATTTCTGTGGAGATTTACGGCAATAATATGGATGAGACCGATAAGATTGCCTCCCAGGTCAAGGCCATTATGAAAGAGACGCCCGGCGCCAAGGACCCGGCTGTCAGCCGCGAGATTGCCAAACCGGAATGGAAGGTGATGGTTGCCCCCGACAAGGCGGCTAATCTGGGCCTGACCAAGAACGCCGTGGCCCAGACCGTCCGGACGTATTTCTACGGTAAGAATGTTTCCAAGTACCGCGAGAAGGGCGAGGAGTATGACATCTTCATCCGCCTGCGTCCTGAAGACCGGCGGTTTGCCGAAAATGTGCTTGATACTTCCATTGCCTCTCCATCTATGGGGCAGAATGTCCTGCTGTCCAATGTCGCCAAAATTTATGAGGATATGGGGCCGATAGAAATTGAACGCAAGAATCAGACCCGGGTGGTCCGGGTCGAGGCAAATCTCCACGAGCGGCCTTTGGGCGACGTAGCTGACGACATCGAAAAAGAGGTGGCCAAGATATCGATGCCCGAAGGCGTCAACCTCAAAATCGCCGGCCTGCGCACCGAGCAGAAAAAGTCGTTCCGGGACCTGGGACTATTGCTGATGCTCAGTATCTTCCTGGTCTATGCCGTCATGGCCAGCCAGTTTGAATCGTTGGTAGACCCGTTTATCATCATTTTCAGCGTGCCGTTCGGTTTTAGCGGCGTGTTTCTTTCCCTTTTCCTGAGAGGATATCCCATCAGCATGGTTTCGCTTCTGGGCTTGGTCCTCTTGGTCGGTGTGGTGGTCAATAACGCCATTGTGCTGGTTGATTATATCAACTTATTAAGGCGTCCGGTGGCGGACGGTGGTTACGGAGTCGGTCTGCTCGAAGCCATCAGGCAATCCGGAGTCAGGCGTCTGCGTCCCATTATGATGACCACGCTGACCACGGTCTTCGGCCTGCTGCCTATGGCCCTGCAGGCCGGAGAGGGCAGCGCTTCCTGGCGGCCGCTGGGCACCACCATCCTGGGCGGGTTGCTGTTCTCGACCGCAGTAACGCTGGTGATTGTTCCGGTGCTCTATTATTTCTTCAATCGGGAGCGCAAACCGGCAGTTTAG
- a CDS encoding zinc-ribbon domain containing protein, which translates to MADKQLKCAECGGDFVFTEQEQQFHQEKGYTNEPKRCPTCRQNRRNQFGGRDGGGFRGERVRTEVTCAGCGQPTTVPFKPRLNKPVYCDGCFAKNKSSSGQ; encoded by the coding sequence ATGGCGGACAAACAATTGAAATGCGCGGAATGTGGCGGCGACTTCGTGTTCACAGAACAGGAGCAGCAGTTCCACCAGGAAAAAGGGTACACAAACGAACCGAAGAGGTGCCCGACTTGCCGGCAGAACAGACGTAACCAGTTTGGTGGTCGTGATGGTGGCGGTTTTCGCGGCGAACGCGTTCGCACCGAGGTAACTTGTGCGGGTTGCGGCCAGCCGACAACGGTTCCATTTAAACCCAGATTAAACAAGCCAGTGTATTGTGATGGTTGTTTTGCGAAAAACAAATCATCGTCTGGCCAATAG
- the rpsU gene encoding 30S ribosomal protein S21, whose translation MSGVRIRVEGSIDRALKHFKQKCIDANIFNELKRVAYFEKPSAIKRKDNQRKLRTSQKFSKHRPK comes from the coding sequence ATGTCAGGCGTAAGAATAAGAGTGGAAGGTTCAATCGACAGGGCGCTCAAGCACTTCAAACAGAAATGCATTGATGCCAACATTTTCAACGAGCTTAAAAGAGTCGCCTATTTCGAGAAACCCAGCGCCATAAAGAGAAAAGACAATCAGCGCAAGCTCCGCACCTCCCAGAAATTCAGCAAGCACCGGCCCAAATAA
- a CDS encoding HEAT repeat domain-containing protein: MIKTLLIAIGLACALLTATGIMWYNPVSVARRQLHDKDITVCCNSIQTLIKLGDRASIHEITKLLQNDAMEIRAWAVYALGKLDAKESIPEVTKLLHDNDSLIRQSTLCTLSDINAKEAIPEIKKLLKDKSESVRNYAEIALRELGVPVNAIEDAKKK; this comes from the coding sequence ATGATCAAGACCCTGCTCATTGCAATCGGTCTCGCCTGCGCTCTCCTTACCGCCACCGGGATAATGTGGTATAATCCTGTCAGCGTTGCCCGCAGGCAACTTCACGACAAAGATATAACAGTGTGCTGCAATTCTATTCAGACACTTATCAAGCTCGGAGATAGAGCGTCAATTCATGAGATTACTAAACTATTACAGAATGATGCCATGGAGATACGTGCGTGGGCTGTTTACGCGTTGGGCAAACTTGATGCTAAGGAGTCAATCCCGGAAGTTACCAAATTATTACATGATAATGATTCGTTAATTCGTCAGTCGACTCTTTGTACATTATCAGACATTAACGCTAAAGAAGCCATCCCTGAGATAAAGAAATTACTCAAAGATAAAAGCGAATCTGTGCGCAACTACGCTGAAATAGCCCTGCGCGAACTCGGCGTGCCGGTCAACGCGATAGAAGACGCAAAGAAGAAGTAA
- the gspG gene encoding type II secretion system major pseudopilin GspG, whose translation MNRNILIVIGLACALVAAVVIAVISLSRSPNIKRHEISPQIQIRNLSMALDSYQMENGAYPTTEQGLKALLEKPTIPPIPKDWTGPYLKKEIIDPWGNPYQYRCPSQHNRPDFDLWSFGPDGKDGTGDEIIVIRNK comes from the coding sequence ATGAATAGAAATATTCTTATAGTAATCGGCCTGGCCTGCGCCCTCGTGGCCGCCGTAGTAATAGCAGTTATTTCACTGAGTAGAAGCCCAAACATAAAGAGGCATGAAATATCACCTCAAATACAGATACGCAATCTTAGCATGGCGTTAGATAGCTATCAAATGGAAAATGGTGCCTACCCTACTACGGAACAAGGCCTGAAGGCATTACTTGAAAAACCCACCATTCCGCCTATTCCTAAAGATTGGACGGGTCCATATTTAAAGAAAGAGATAATAGACCCGTGGGGAAATCCATATCAATATCGCTGTCCTTCTCAGCATAATCGTCCGGATTTTGACTTGTGGTCTTTCGGCCCGGATGGTAAGGATGGAACAGGTGATGAAATTATTGTGATAAGAAATAAATGA
- a CDS encoding MaoC family dehydratase codes for MSELKYADIKVGDQASFSKTVSETDINDFAKISGDFNPVHIDEEFAKAGLFKTRIAHGFLVGSLISTVLGTKLPGPNTIYLSQELQFKAPVKIGDTLTAVCEVLEKSEKKKILKMKTTVYNQAKLAVIEGTATVLKYEQQ; via the coding sequence ATGAGCGAACTGAAATACGCCGACATCAAGGTAGGCGACCAGGCCTCGTTTTCCAAGACCGTCAGCGAGACCGACATCAACGACTTTGCCAAAATCTCCGGCGACTTCAATCCGGTCCATATTGACGAGGAATTCGCCAAGGCCGGACTGTTCAAGACCCGGATTGCCCACGGATTCCTGGTCGGCAGCTTAATCTCAACCGTGCTGGGCACCAAACTGCCCGGACCGAATACGATTTACCTGTCCCAAGAACTGCAATTCAAGGCGCCGGTAAAGATTGGCGATACCTTAACCGCGGTCTGCGAGGTGCTGGAAAAGTCAGAAAAGAAGAAAATCCTCAAGATGAAGACCACGGTCTATAACCAGGCCAAGCTCGCGGTCATTGAGGGCACAGCCACGGTGTTAAAGTACGAACAGCAGTGA
- the phaC gene encoding class III poly(R)-hydroxyalkanoic acid synthase subunit PhaC, producing the protein MPKTKEAPKSQGDKGAAPTATKINFAQELDFLQKKFLKGMEILTNPMDTATATTPSELVYQEDRMKVFHYIPVQKKLHTPPMLISYALVNRQYMLDLNPGRSVIQYLLNQGIDVYLIDWGYPAPMDKFITLEDYIEGYLNNAVDKVLELSGESKLTLAGICQGGTFSAIYAALHPDKIKNLITIVAPIDFDTDTGLLNVWSKGLDVEKMAKSFGNIPGDFMNIGFLLMNPFRLVMDKYIGFMINIDDKDFVNNFIRMEKWIFDSPDQVGAAWKQFIGDCYQKNLLVKNQLKIGDKTVNLKNITMPVLNIFAEYDHLVPPACSREFTKCTGSDDTEIASFPTGHIGIFVSSKSQKEICPRMSEWIIKRSK; encoded by the coding sequence ATGCCAAAGACGAAAGAGGCTCCCAAGAGCCAGGGCGACAAAGGCGCCGCGCCGACCGCCACCAAAATCAACTTCGCCCAGGAGCTGGACTTCCTTCAGAAGAAATTCCTCAAGGGCATGGAAATCCTAACCAACCCGATGGACACGGCCACCGCCACCACGCCGTCCGAACTGGTCTACCAGGAAGACCGGATGAAGGTCTTCCATTATATTCCCGTCCAGAAGAAACTCCATACACCGCCCATGTTAATATCCTACGCACTGGTCAACCGCCAGTATATGCTCGACCTCAACCCGGGCCGGAGCGTCATCCAATACCTGCTCAATCAGGGCATTGACGTCTATCTGATTGACTGGGGCTATCCGGCTCCGATGGACAAGTTCATCACCCTCGAGGACTACATCGAGGGCTATCTCAATAACGCCGTGGACAAGGTGTTGGAACTGTCCGGCGAATCCAAACTCACCCTGGCCGGCATCTGCCAGGGCGGCACCTTCTCGGCCATCTATGCGGCACTGCACCCGGACAAGATTAAGAACCTGATTACCATCGTGGCGCCGATTGATTTCGATACCGACACCGGCCTCTTAAACGTCTGGTCCAAGGGCCTGGACGTGGAGAAGATGGCCAAATCATTCGGCAATATCCCGGGCGACTTTATGAACATCGGATTCCTGCTCATGAACCCCTTCCGGCTGGTCATGGACAAATACATCGGGTTCATGATAAATATCGACGACAAGGACTTCGTCAACAACTTCATCCGGATGGAAAAATGGATATTCGACTCGCCGGACCAGGTTGGAGCGGCCTGGAAACAATTCATCGGCGACTGCTACCAAAAGAACCTGCTGGTCAAGAACCAGCTCAAAATCGGCGACAAGACCGTGAACCTAAAGAACATCACCATGCCGGTCCTGAATATCTTTGCCGAGTATGACCATCTGGTGCCTCCGGCCTGCTCCCGGGAATTCACCAAATGCACCGGCAGTGACGACACCGAGATTGCCTCGTTCCCGACCGGACATATTGGCATCTTCGTCTCGTCCAAGAGCCAGAAGGAAATCTGCCCGCGGATGAGCGAGTGGATAATTAAACGGTCAAAGTAA
- the xerD gene encoding site-specific tyrosine recombinase XerD: MKELDLFLSYLDVECSLSKNTLDSYRSDIELFVRYITGGKKDADISPGSITAADIYKFNQFQRGKNFSANTITRRIVALKMFFKFLVAEGHLKSDPTTLVDKPKPWQKLPDTLSYIDIEKIFNACGGKKPLEIRNRAVLEMLYATGARVSEVSNLKLTDANLEAGYIRCFGKGSKERIVPIGEMAQECLKKYLNEVRPALVNPHTKNFGEGVKPVSPPNVFLSRRGKRLTRDTIWRILAFYARQAGLRGRIHPHLLRHSFATHLLEHGANIRYVQEMLGHTDISTTQIYTHVDKERLKAIHKQFHPRA; this comes from the coding sequence ATGAAAGAATTAGATTTATTCCTGTCTTATCTTGATGTGGAGTGCTCACTTTCCAAGAACACCCTGGATTCCTACCGTTCGGATATAGAGCTGTTTGTCAGATACATCACGGGCGGCAAGAAGGACGCGGATATTTCACCCGGCAGTATCACCGCCGCCGATATCTACAAATTCAACCAGTTCCAGCGTGGCAAGAACTTTTCCGCCAATACCATCACCCGGCGGATTGTGGCGCTAAAGATGTTCTTCAAATTCCTGGTGGCCGAAGGGCATCTCAAGTCCGATCCGACTACGTTGGTTGATAAACCAAAACCCTGGCAGAAACTGCCGGATACGCTTTCGTATATCGACATAGAGAAGATATTCAATGCCTGCGGCGGCAAGAAGCCGCTGGAAATCCGGAATCGGGCAGTGCTGGAGATGCTATACGCCACCGGCGCCCGGGTCTCGGAGGTGTCCAACCTGAAACTGACCGATGCCAATCTGGAGGCCGGATACATCCGGTGTTTTGGCAAGGGCTCAAAGGAGCGGATAGTGCCGATAGGGGAGATGGCGCAGGAATGCCTGAAGAAATATCTTAATGAGGTCAGGCCGGCGCTGGTAAACCCCCACACCAAAAATTTTGGTGAGGGGGTAAAGCCAGTCAGTCCGCCCAATGTATTTCTGAGCCGGCGCGGAAAGCGCCTGACCCGCGACACAATATGGCGGATACTGGCCTTTTATGCCCGTCAGGCCGGGCTCAGGGGACGGATACATCCGCATCTGCTGCGGCATTCATTTGCCACGCATCTGCTGGAGCACGGAGCCAATATCCGGTATGTTCAAGAGATGCTCGGGCACACGGATATTTCCACCACCCAGATATACACCCATGTGGATAAGGAACGCCTGAAGGCAATTCATAAGCAATTTCATCCCAGGGCGTGA
- a CDS encoding inner membrane CreD family protein → MIIKILSIVFIYLCVATAWVILGATVTLRTNTQDTKLREAVGGLWGTPQHQYAPSVYYQTEKEKKVKVVEEGQTTYKTETEKTTHYVQLEASTINVDLKLDHRKKGLLWYSTYRVKFQGKYRIVNPTGENREIFFYFSFPSQQAVYDNFHIIVGGKELKNANISEGNIIIPLTLSQEKQEEIEVFYESQGLDDWWYNFGENINQIKNFALTMQTDFNQIDFPENSISPTKKERKNNGWELSWRYSNLLSGVQIGMAMPHKLNPGPWASKVTYAAPVSLFLFFFLLFIYATVRQIKLHPMHYFFIGAAFFSFHLLLAYLVDHLPVHLSFLISSTVAIILVVSYMRLVVSKRLAFAGIGTAQLIYLVLFSYTFFFEGYTGLAITIFCVITLFLVMQFTGKVDWDEIFARKQRTS, encoded by the coding sequence ATGATTATAAAAATCCTAAGCATTGTCTTCATATACTTGTGCGTTGCGACCGCTTGGGTCATTCTCGGCGCTACCGTGACGTTGCGAACCAATACGCAGGACACAAAACTGCGTGAGGCAGTCGGCGGATTATGGGGCACGCCTCAGCATCAATATGCCCCGTCGGTATATTACCAGACCGAAAAAGAGAAAAAAGTCAAGGTGGTCGAAGAGGGCCAAACCACCTACAAGACCGAGACTGAAAAAACCACTCATTATGTCCAGCTCGAGGCAAGCACCATAAATGTCGATCTCAAGTTAGACCACCGCAAGAAAGGGCTTCTCTGGTATTCGACCTACAGGGTAAAATTCCAGGGGAAATACCGTATTGTCAATCCAACCGGTGAGAATCGGGAAATATTCTTTTATTTCTCATTCCCATCCCAACAAGCCGTCTATGACAATTTTCATATCATAGTCGGAGGAAAAGAACTGAAAAACGCCAATATATCCGAAGGAAATATCATTATCCCGTTGACCCTGTCCCAGGAAAAACAAGAGGAAATAGAGGTGTTCTACGAATCACAGGGATTGGATGACTGGTGGTATAATTTTGGCGAGAATATAAACCAAATCAAGAATTTCGCCCTAACCATGCAAACCGACTTTAACCAGATTGATTTCCCTGAAAACAGCATTTCCCCGACCAAAAAAGAGCGGAAAAACAACGGGTGGGAACTCTCCTGGCGTTATTCCAACCTGCTTTCCGGCGTCCAGATAGGCATGGCCATGCCCCATAAACTCAATCCCGGCCCGTGGGCCAGCAAGGTCACCTATGCCGCGCCGGTTTCACTTTTCCTCTTCTTCTTCCTGCTATTCATCTATGCCACAGTCCGGCAGATAAAACTCCATCCGATGCACTATTTCTTCATCGGAGCGGCGTTTTTCAGCTTCCATCTTTTACTGGCTTATCTGGTCGACCACCTGCCGGTGCATCTGTCCTTCCTGATCTCATCAACCGTCGCAATAATCCTGGTCGTCTCTTACATGCGCCTGGTGGTAAGTAAACGCCTGGCCTTTGCCGGAATCGGCACAGCCCAGCTCATTTATCTGGTATTATTCTCATACACATTCTTCTTTGAAGGTTATACCGGGCTGGCTATAACCATATTCTGTGTTATCACCCTGTTCTTAGTAATGCAATTCACCGGTAAGGTTGATTGGGACGAGATATTCGCCAGGAAACAGCGTACGTCTTAG